In a single window of the Pseudodesulfovibrio profundus genome:
- a CDS encoding DUF2062 domain-containing protein, translated as MEQINRWKGFKRWTKYWYLRLMRQKSSPKNLAAAMALGMFIGAMPIMPFQSVVVIALAFVMRVNKLAAWLATCYSNAATMVPFYFFLYEIGELVTQLEVAFDPQHLEMEQLIHAGWDVFIVMFAGGLTFGIPATIITYFVSLFAIRRYRERRAIRLLRKRSGT; from the coding sequence ATAGAACAGATCAATAGGTGGAAAGGTTTCAAACGGTGGACCAAGTATTGGTACCTCCGTTTGATGCGTCAAAAATCAAGTCCCAAGAACCTGGCTGCGGCCATGGCCTTGGGGATGTTCATTGGCGCAATGCCGATTATGCCTTTTCAGTCTGTTGTAGTGATTGCCTTGGCCTTTGTAATGCGAGTCAACAAGCTCGCAGCATGGCTTGCAACCTGTTATTCCAATGCGGCAACCATGGTGCCGTTTTACTTCTTCCTTTACGAAATAGGTGAGTTGGTCACCCAGTTGGAAGTGGCTTTTGATCCACAACATCTGGAGATGGAGCAACTTATCCATGCAGGCTGGGACGTGTTTATCGTTATGTTCGCCGGTGGGCTGACGTTTGGTATTCCTGCAACAATTATTACCTATTTCGTGTCCTTGTTTGCTATCCGCAGGTATCGTGAGCGACGGGCTATTCGCCTGCTTCGCAAAAGGTCCGGTACGTGA